CGACATCTGAAGCGCAACGAGCAAGATATGAGCGCTGCAGCGACCTGTTCACGCTCAATTAATATTGTGAGGAATGTAAGATATTTGTAAGAAGTATGGTACAAAATGAAGGCAACACTTCGGTGTGAAAAACATAACGGGAAGCGATGAAGCCTGCTCAGCATACGGTCACCAATGCGCAGGGGGAGCCAATGGTGAGACCGGCCCGCGAGGAGTAGTTATGAAACACTACGCTTGGCTGGCCCTTCCCGTTTCCGTCGCCCTGCTGACTGGCTGTGGCAGCACCCCCCCCGCTCCTGGAAAAATTGACAGTCTTTCGAGCCCACCGATGCTCGAACTGCAATCCCAGGCCAAGGGCTCGGGCTCCCTGAGTTTCAAGAACACTGGCGGCAGCGCGCTGACCTACAGCACAACCGTGACCTTCCCCAAAGGAACCCCGGCCTGGCTCAACGTCACCAAGGGTGCGAGCGCGACCGTGCAGCCCAATGCTTCTCAGACCGTCGAGTTCAGCGCCGTCTGCCCGAACGTCTCCATCACCTCCACCTACACCGCCACGATTGCCCTGACGGTCGGCAGTGGCAGCAGCGCCGTCTCCAAAACCGCGACCGCCACGCTCAAATGCGTAGCGGTACCCGTCATCGAGACTCCTGATACCGAGAAACCCGTCGTGACTGTCACGGCGCCGCAAAACGTCAGCGTATCGCACGTCACCATCACCGGTAACGCCACCGACAACCTCGGCGTCATGCGCGTGACATACAGCCTCAATGAAGCCGCCGAAACAGACCTCGACGTCCAGGCAGGCACCAGTGTCGCCCTTGATTTCAGTGTTGAGAACCTGCTGCAGGGCCTCAATACCATCAAGGTCAGAGCCTACGACGCCGCCGGGCTGGTTTCCGACGTGCGCACGCTTGCAGTCTCCTACACGCCCGCCGAATCGCCGGATATGGTTGCACCTGAACTGCACCAGGCCAGCGCCGTATTCCAGAAACATGGCGAAGGATACCGCCTGCAGGTGACCGGGGTGGCGAGCGACAACATGACCCAAGCGAGCAGTCTCAAGATCGAGTATGCCCTTGACGGCGAAAATTACTCGCTCGTGGCCGAGCCCACCTGGACCGACAGTGGATTCTCGCTCTACGTCACCAACCTGGACCTGACCCAATACGCCAATGACGCTGAAGGTCACGTCAGCGTGCGCATCCTGGATGAAGCTGGTCTTGCCTCAGGCGCCATCAGCGCTGCTTTTCTGGTCGACACGACCGCACCGACGGCCAGCCTGAATCCGGTCGACTGGACGAAGCAATCCAACATCACCATCACCGGCAATGTCGGTGAAGCGAACTTCAAGAGCGCCAGCTGGACCTTTGGCAACCGCACCGGTGAACTCCTCAAGAGTGATGTCGCCGCAGACGGCAGCTTCAGCGTTCCACTCATGGGCATCCCCGAAGGAACGACGACCTTCACCCTCACGGTGACCGATCAGGCAGGCAACCAGAGCGCCACGCCGGCCACGGTGGAAGTCAAGGCCGACTTCACGGCGCCAGAAGCCGGCACCGTTCAAGCCTCTCCTGAAGTGGTCATCGTTCCTGGCACCGTGACACTCTCGCTCACCCCCACCGATGCCGGGTCCGGCGTCAGCTCCGTCGTCTTCAAGGGAAATGGCAAGACGCTCCCCGCAACCCTGGCAAACGGCACCTGGACTGCCACGGACTCGTTCGATGCTCCGACGTCGACCTCTTACACGGCCACGGTCACGGACAGCGCAGGCAATACCTCCCAGGCCGCCGCAGCCTCGGTTACCGCCAGAAAACCCGTTGCGCCAAGCGTGATCGGCCTGGTCGTCGCCATCCAGAAGGGCAACAGCAGCAACGCGGGCGTCAAGGCGACCATCTCCCACGAAGCGCCCAGCGTAAAGATTACGCTGACGTACACCCAGAAACCAGGCGGCAAACATCCCAGTTTCACCAGCGTCATCGACACGGCCTTCACCGGGACCGACTTCAGCGCCACCATCAAGAATGTCGAGGTGGGCGGCACGGTCCAGCTGAAAGTCGAAGACGGCGTCAACGAACCTGTCTTGTCGGAAACGGTCACGGTCACCAACTAGTAAGACCTTCGCAGTGAGCGGGGAGGACTGGCGTCCTCCCCGCTCACGTCACATCTCACCGATCTACCCTTGCAGCGCCTGCCGTAACGGTAGATCCGTCAGGTTTCTCGCGACAATCCTTGTCGATCGCTCGGGATAGAATGTCGCGATGCGAAAAGACCTGAATGTTACACGCTTCGCGACGGCGCGGAGCACGGGAAGGGCCCAGTGACCCTTTCCACGGCACGCAAATACACCACCACGCTGGGCGGGCGCGAACTCAGCATTGAAACCGGCAAGGTTGCCAAGCTGGTCTCGGGCGCCGTCACCCTGCGGTACGGCGAGACGGTGCTGCTGGTCACGGCCCAGGCGAGCGAGCGACCCTCGACCCTCGATTTTTTGCCGCTGACCGTGGAATTCGAGGAGCGGCACTACGCGGTCGGCAAGATTCCCGGCTCGTTTCACCGCCGTGAAGGGCGTCCGGGAGAGCGGGCCATTCTGAGCGCGCGCATCACCGACCGCCAGATTCGCCCGCTGTTTCCCAAGGGATACCGCCAGGAAACCCAGGTGATCATCACGGTGCAGTCGGCCGACCAGCAAAACGCGCCGGACGTCCTGGGCGCGCTGGGTGCCTCAGCGGCGCTGTCGGTCAGTGATATTCCCTGGAAAGGCCCCACTGCCTGCGTACGCGTCGGTCGCGTGGATGGCGCGTACATCATCAATCCCACAGGGGAGCAGCTGGAGCGCTCCGAGATGGACCTGGTCGTCGCCGGCACGCGTGACGCGGTCATGATGGTCGAGGCCGGGGCAAGTGAAGCGGACGAGGAACTGCTCGTCGGCGCCATCGAGTTCGCGCACGCCGAGATGCAAGGCGTACTGAGCCTGATCGAGCAGATGCGCGCAGAGGTCGGCAAGGAAAAATTCGAGCCGGTGCTGCCCAGTGACGCGGCCTCGGAACTGGTTCCCGAGCTGGCCCTCGCGGCCCGTGAAGCCGGTCTCCGCGAGGCCCTGCTGACCCCGAAGAAAAAGGACCGCAGCGTGGCGCTCAAGGGACTGCGTGACGGGCTGATCGCCCGGCACGTTCCCGATGCCGAAGCCGAAGGAGCAAGTGAAAAAGCCGCGCTGCTCAAATCGGCCTGGGAAAAAGTCGAGAAGGCCGAGCTGCGCCGCCTGATTCTCGAAGAAGATTTGCGCGCCGACGGACGCGACGGCCGGACCATCCGTCCGATCTGGATCGAGGCGCCCTACCTGCCCCGTGCGCACGGCAGCGCGCTCTTCACGCGTGGCGAAACGCAGGTGCTGGGCACCACCACGCTGGGCACCGAACGCGATGAGATTCTGATCGACGACCTGACCGAGGAGACGGGTGACAAGTTCCTGCTGCACTACAACTTCCCGCCTTACTCGACCGGGGAAGTCAAGCGCATGGGCGGGCAGTCGCGCCGCGAGATCGGGCACGCCTACCTGGCCAAGCGCGCCATTCGCGCGGTGCTGCCTCCTTTCGAGCAGTTTCCGTACGTAATTCGCGTGGTCGGTGACGTGCTGGAGTCCAACGGGTCGAGCTCGATGGCGACCGTTTGCGCGGGCAGTTTGAGCCTGATGGACGCGGGCGTGCCGCTGCGCTCGGCAGTCGCGGGCGTGGCGATGGGCCTCGTGATGGAAGAGGGCCGCTACCGCATTCTCACCGACATCCTCGGGCTTGAAGACGCGTTGGGCGACATGGACTTCAAGGTCTGCGGCACCGCGCAGGGCGTCACCGCGCTGCAGATGGACATCAAGATCGGCGGGATCACCCCGCAGATCATGCGTGAGGCGCTTGCCCAGGCGCGCGAGGCCAGGCTCTTCATTCTCGGCAAGATGACCGAAGCGCTGCCCGCGCCGCGCAGCGAGATGAGTTTGTATGCGCCGCGCATTCTGACCACCAAGATCAATCCCGAGAAGATCGGCTCGGTCATCGGGCCGGGTGGCAAGAACATCCGCGAACTCGAAGCCATGGGCGCGCAGATCACCGTGGACGAGGACGGCACCATCCGGATCTTCAGCAGCGACGCCGACGCCGCACAGCGCGTGCTGGAACGCATTCAGAACACCACCCGTCAGGCCAAGGTCGGTGAGGAATTCGAGGGAACGGTTGTCAAGACGGCCGCCTTTGGGGCCTTTATCAACCTCTTCCCCGGTCAGGACGGCATGCTGCACATCTCGCAGATGAGCGAGGAGCGCGTCAATGCCGTCGAAGACGTCATGAACGTCGGCGACAAGGTGATGGTCAAGATCGTCGGTATCGACGACCGGGGCAAGATTGACCTGATCCGCCCGGAACTGGAGGGCAAGATCGCTCCGCGCGCCCCGCGTGAGGGCGGACGCGACCGGGGCCCCCGACCCGACCGCGACCGCCGCTGAATCAAGCGAATGCGAGAAGCCCCTCTTTCCCTTGAAAGAGGGGCTTCTCGCAGCAACACAACGCGCCCGAGCGACACAAAGCGGCCCCGCCTCGAATGGCGGGATGACACCCGACTGGCAGTTATCACCCGCCCTGCCCGCCCGGCAGGTGTCACAGGAGAAGCCTGGCATGATTCACACCATCACCCTCAGCCCGACCCTCGACCTCACGTATCTCGTTCCCGACTTCCGGACCGACGACACGCGCCGCGCCCAAACGGTCTTTCGTGGTGCGGGCGGCAAGGGAATCAACGTGTCACGCGTTGCGGCCCGCCTGGGGTGCCCCACCGTCGCGCTGGGTTTCCTGGGTGGCACCACCGGCCTGGAGGTGGGCGCCCTGCTGGAAGCCGAGCGGGTGCGCACCTGGTTCGTGCCAGTCGCGCACAACACCCGCACCAACCCCATCATTCAGGACCCCTCCGGCGCCCAGATCCGCGTGAGCGCGCCCGGACCGGCAGTGGAGCCACATGACGCCGAACGACTCTACGAGAACCTCTTCTCGCTGCGTCGCCCGTCGTGGCTGCTCGTTTCGGGGTCCAAACCGCCTGGTGTTCCGGCAGACTTTTTCGCGCGGGTGATCCGGCGTGCCAGGCAGGAAGACATCCCCATCGTCGTCGACGCTGACGGCGATGAGCTCCAGCGCGGCGTCGAGGCGGGTGCGGACCTGATCAAGCCCAATCAGTATGAACTCGAACGTCTGGTCGGACGTGAACTCCCCTCGCGGGAAGCGGTGCTGAGCGCTGGCCGTGAAGTGCTCGCACGCGGTGTGAGAGCAGTCGCAGTCAGCCTTGGTGCCGCTGGCGCGCTGCTGATTCGGGCAGACGGAGCGTGGCAGGCCGTACCTCCACGCGTCACCACACAATCGGCGGTGGGATCGGGTGACTCGATGGTCGCCGGTCTGTGCGCCAAGCTGGGCGAAGGTCTCGATCCGGCGAGCGCCCTGCGCTATGGGGTGGCCTGCGGAACTGCGACGGCCATGACCCCAGGCACCGAACTCTGCCAGCGCAGTGATGTGGAACAGATCCTGCAGAACGTGGCGCTGACGCAGCTTGACTGATGACCGGCCTGACCGTCAGCCGATGATGCTCTCGCCCCAGGAAGACTGCATACGGGCGAGACGCCCGCCGGGGAGCGGGGTTATGGCCGAGAGCTCATCCGAACGTCTCGTCCTGAAGCAGGCGACCGGTCGTCGGTCGCGGCAATGCTTTTTGAGGCCAATACTGAAACCGCCACGCGCTGCCGCGTCCGGGCAGCGCCAGGCCATGCTCAGGCAAGTGGGAGCGCTGTGCCACCGGGGAAGCGCCGTTCGCCCGGCGCCACGACTTCGGCGAACAATGAGGCCAACGCGGGCGAAACCGTCAATGCGCCCTCGACGCACTGGACTTGTGCGGCGGAAAGAACCACCCGCCCGCACGGCTCGGCGCCTTGCGCGTTCATCTCGAAGGCCAGCAGCTCTCCACTATCTGCGTCGAAGCGCAGCCCTTCGAGCCGCCCCAGGACGCCGCCCTGCTGATCGTACAGCGGCGCCTGCCCCAAGGTGAGTGATTGCGCGCAGGTGGCCTGCACAAGGGGCAGCTTGGACATGCAGACCAGATCGTCGCGGTTGGTGATCACCACGAACTTCGGCTGCAGGTCATACACCGCCTCGAAGGGCACCACGACCATTTCATCCAGGGGAAAATCAGCTTCACAGGACCCCGCGCGGCAGATGTCGACTCGCAACGCCAGCACCCGGCGCGCCTGGTATTCCACGACCAGATCGGTGACGACGCCAAGCAGCTCCCCGTTGGGGCGAACGACAAGGCTTCCGATCATGTTCTGGCTGCTCAGCACGGACCACTCCTTTCAATCGGCAATTCGGACGTAGATCTTGCGGAAAAATCATGGGAATCAAGGCAGGCAGTCATCGCCGTCCGCTTCGGAGAAGGTCAAAAGAACACGCGCCCTCAGGCGCGCCCATTCGCGAGCCGGGGGTCGCCGGGATATGTTGCTTTGCTGGGACCATCAGGATAGGAGGCTGCCTTGCGGCGGAGTCCGGCGACCCTCTCGACCCAAAATCAGGGTAACCTTCAGCGCTGATGCGGGCCTGTTGGCCTCCTGAGGCCAAACTGAGTTGGGCCAAGCAGGTTGGCATTTCGGCCTTGGGCGCGTACCTTGAAGTCATGCAGCGCATTCTGGCCATCGACGACGACCCTGGAATGACCACCATGATCAAGCGTGGCCTGACGTACGAGGGCTACGCGGTGGATGTGGCCCCTTCCGGGGAAGCCGGACTCAGAATTGCCCGCGAGCGTCAACCGGACCTGGTGATCCTTGACGTGATGATGCCCGGATTGGACGGCCTGGAGGTGCTGCGCCGCCTGCGTGCGGTGGAGGCGG
The Deinococcus peraridilitoris DSM 19664 genome window above contains:
- a CDS encoding Ig-like domain-containing protein, encoding MKHYAWLALPVSVALLTGCGSTPPAPGKIDSLSSPPMLELQSQAKGSGSLSFKNTGGSALTYSTTVTFPKGTPAWLNVTKGASATVQPNASQTVEFSAVCPNVSITSTYTATIALTVGSGSSAVSKTATATLKCVAVPVIETPDTEKPVVTVTAPQNVSVSHVTITGNATDNLGVMRVTYSLNEAAETDLDVQAGTSVALDFSVENLLQGLNTIKVRAYDAAGLVSDVRTLAVSYTPAESPDMVAPELHQASAVFQKHGEGYRLQVTGVASDNMTQASSLKIEYALDGENYSLVAEPTWTDSGFSLYVTNLDLTQYANDAEGHVSVRILDEAGLASGAISAAFLVDTTAPTASLNPVDWTKQSNITITGNVGEANFKSASWTFGNRTGELLKSDVAADGSFSVPLMGIPEGTTTFTLTVTDQAGNQSATPATVEVKADFTAPEAGTVQASPEVVIVPGTVTLSLTPTDAGSGVSSVVFKGNGKTLPATLANGTWTATDSFDAPTSTSYTATVTDSAGNTSQAAAASVTARKPVAPSVIGLVVAIQKGNSSNAGVKATISHEAPSVKITLTYTQKPGGKHPSFTSVIDTAFTGTDFSATIKNVEVGGTVQLKVEDGVNEPVLSETVTVTN
- the pnp gene encoding polyribonucleotide nucleotidyltransferase; this translates as MTLSTARKYTTTLGGRELSIETGKVAKLVSGAVTLRYGETVLLVTAQASERPSTLDFLPLTVEFEERHYAVGKIPGSFHRREGRPGERAILSARITDRQIRPLFPKGYRQETQVIITVQSADQQNAPDVLGALGASAALSVSDIPWKGPTACVRVGRVDGAYIINPTGEQLERSEMDLVVAGTRDAVMMVEAGASEADEELLVGAIEFAHAEMQGVLSLIEQMRAEVGKEKFEPVLPSDAASELVPELALAAREAGLREALLTPKKKDRSVALKGLRDGLIARHVPDAEAEGASEKAALLKSAWEKVEKAELRRLILEEDLRADGRDGRTIRPIWIEAPYLPRAHGSALFTRGETQVLGTTTLGTERDEILIDDLTEETGDKFLLHYNFPPYSTGEVKRMGGQSRREIGHAYLAKRAIRAVLPPFEQFPYVIRVVGDVLESNGSSSMATVCAGSLSLMDAGVPLRSAVAGVAMGLVMEEGRYRILTDILGLEDALGDMDFKVCGTAQGVTALQMDIKIGGITPQIMREALAQAREARLFILGKMTEALPAPRSEMSLYAPRILTTKINPEKIGSVIGPGGKNIRELEAMGAQITVDEDGTIRIFSSDADAAQRVLERIQNTTRQAKVGEEFEGTVVKTAAFGAFINLFPGQDGMLHISQMSEERVNAVEDVMNVGDKVMVKIVGIDDRGKIDLIRPELEGKIAPRAPREGGRDRGPRPDRDRR
- the pfkB gene encoding 1-phosphofructokinase, with the translated sequence MTPDWQLSPALPARQVSQEKPGMIHTITLSPTLDLTYLVPDFRTDDTRRAQTVFRGAGGKGINVSRVAARLGCPTVALGFLGGTTGLEVGALLEAERVRTWFVPVAHNTRTNPIIQDPSGAQIRVSAPGPAVEPHDAERLYENLFSLRRPSWLLVSGSKPPGVPADFFARVIRRARQEDIPIVVDADGDELQRGVEAGADLIKPNQYELERLVGRELPSREAVLSAGREVLARGVRAVAVSLGAAGALLIRADGAWQAVPPRVTTQSAVGSGDSMVAGLCAKLGEGLDPASALRYGVACGTATAMTPGTELCQRSDVEQILQNVALTQLD
- a CDS encoding PRC-barrel domain-containing protein → MLSSQNMIGSLVVRPNGELLGVVTDLVVEYQARRVLALRVDICRAGSCEADFPLDEMVVVPFEAVYDLQPKFVVITNRDDLVCMSKLPLVQATCAQSLTLGQAPLYDQQGGVLGRLEGLRFDADSGELLAFEMNAQGAEPCGRVVLSAAQVQCVEGALTVSPALASLFAEVVAPGERRFPGGTALPLA